One Mycolicibacterium sp. TUM20985 genomic window, GCACGGGCGGCGGCAATGGTGGAAACGGCGGTAGGGGCGGTGACGCCTATGCTCCCGGTGGACCGTTCGGAGCCACCGGTGGCGACGGCGGTATGGGCGGTCGCGGCAGCGAAGGTGCGCCAGGCGCCCCCGGTGGCGCTGGGCTCGCCGGTGGCAAGGGCGGCGACGGCACGAACGGAACGGCTGCCACGTCGGCGGGCGCGGGCACCAACGGCGTCGCGGGTACTCCCGGGCAGGCCGGCACCGCCGGAACACCAGGTGTCGCAGGTACTCCCGGCATCGCGGCAGGAGCGGGCGGCAAGGGTGGCGCGGCCAGCTGGCTCGGCTTCGGCATCGGCGGGGCGGGCGGCAGCGGCGGTGCCGGTGCCAACGGCGGCACCGGTGGTACGGGTGGCACGGGTGGTGCCGGCGGGACCGGTGGCACGGGCGGCAATGCCGGCAATGGCGGTGACGGGGCGAACGGCGGCAATGCCGGCAACGGCGGCAGCGGTGGACCAGGCGGCAACGGCGGCAAGGGTGGCTCCGGAGCCGACGGCGGCAATGGCGGCAATGGGGGCCGCGGCGGTGACGGCACGGACGCCTTCGTCACGGACGGGGATGGCGGTCACGGCGGAGCGGCGGGCGCCGCGGGTGTCGCCGGTCTCGGCGGAGCGGGAGGACCGGCCGGGCCCGGCGGAAAGGGTGGTGCGGCGGGTCAGCCCGGCGCGGGCAGCCAAGGCGGTGCGGCCGGCCAGGCCGGCGCCGGGGGCACTGGCGGCGCAGGCGGCAAGGGTGGGGTGGCCGGCAGCGGTGGCGCAGCGGGTGACGGTGGCGCGGCGGGTGCAGGCGGTGGCGGCGGTCTGTTCAGCACGCCGGGACATACGGGCACGTATGGCGCCAGCGGAGCGGACGGCGCCGACGGATCGGCCGGTGCCGACGGCAAGACCGGCGGCAACGGCACCGCCGGAAGCTCCGGCACGGCGGGGTCGAACGGTGCAGGCGGCAAGACGGGTACGCCAGGGGGTGACGGCCCGTCTGGTAATCAGGGTCAACCGGGTGATCCCGGAGCCGCCGGCCAGCCCGGTGCCAAGGGGGCCGATGGCGAAGGAAAGTAGCTGGCGCGCAGTGTGTTCGACGATCGGCCCCTCCTCGCGGAGGGGCCGATCACCGTTCGCCCTCGGCGCGCTTGGTACGGGCGCGCCGCTTGCCCTCGTGCATGGCGGCGACCCGCGCCACGGGAATGGTGCGGCCCTGTTCGATCAGATCGGACGGCAGCCGCTGCGGGGCGGGCATCGTCTCCGACCACGGGTCGCGACCAACGAGGGCGTCGATCGCGGTGTGCACCGTGAAGTCCGCAGGCGTCACCCGGTCGAGGTCGGACCAGTCGACCGGGAAGGACACGGGTGTGCCCGGACGCAGTCGCGGACTGTAGGCCGCGGCGACGGTCGCGCCACCGGCCCGCGTCGAGTCGACGAACACCTTGCCGCGGCGGTCGCTGGTGATGAAGGCGGTGGTCGCGAGGTCGGGATCCAGCGCCTCGGCGCGTGCGGCCAACGCCCGAGTCGCTGCGGCTACGTCCTCGACGGTTGCGGCCCCCTCGTTCGACTCGATGGGTACGAATACGTGAATCCCCTTGGCGCCACTGGTCTTCACCGCACCCGCGAGACCGCTGTCGGATAGCGCCCGGCGCACCAGCTGGGCGACGGCCACCACGGCGGCGAAGTCGTCGTCACCGGGTGGATCCAGGTCGAGGATGAGATGCGTTGGCCGACCGATGGACGACACATGCTCGCTCGGCGAGCCTCGCTCGGTGTCATGCTCGCTCGGCGAGCCTCGCTCGGTGACCAAGCCCAGGGTCGGGTGGTACTCGACGGCACGTTGGTTCGCCAGCCAGAGCAGGGTTCGCCGGTCGTCGCAGAGCGCGTAGTGCACTTCGCGGTGGGAGGCCTCCGCCCAGATGGGCACGGTGCGCACCCAGTCCGGCGTGTACTTCGGGACGTTCTTCTGCATGAACGGCGCCCGGCCGCGTAGCACCCGCAGCACCGTGAGCGGCCGCCCGACGAGACCGGGCAGCAGACGATCGGCGACCGCGTCGAGGTAGTCGATCAGATCGCGTTTGGTGGCACCCGATTCCGGCGTCAGCGCCTGATCGAGGTTGGTCAGGTCGACTCCGTCGCGCTGCTCTGTGATGCCCACCTCTGCAATGCTGACACTCGTCGCGGCTCCCCGGCTAGCCTCTGCGTCGTGGGCTTCATCGAAGGCGTCGAACTCGTCGGCAAGGTCATCGACGGCGTGGGTGTCGCGATCATCGCGGTCGGCGCGGTCGTCGCAGGTGGGATCGCCGTGGGTCGACTGGTCCGGAGGTCGCCGGATACCTACCGGTTCTTCCGCGAGACGCTGGGCCGGACGATCCTGCTCGGCCTCGAGTTCCTGGTCGCCGCGGACATCATCCGCACGGTGGCGGTCACCCCAAACGCACAGAGCGTCGCCGTCCTTGCCGGCATCGTGGCGATCCGGACGTTCCTCAGCTTCTCCCTCGAGCTCGAGATCACCGGTCGGTGGCCGTGGCAGAACAAGCCCCGGGTGCCCGATGATCCGCCGAGTGCACGCTTGATGGACACGAATCGCGAGTGATGCCGAGAACGAGCGTGCAGTCGGCGGGGACGGCCGGCTAGGTGCCCGACGCAGTCGTCGCGATGCCCCCGTCGACCGGGATGATCGCCCCCGTTAGGTAGGAACCCGCCCGGCTGGCGAGGAATACGGCGATACCGGCCATGTCGTCGTCGCGGCCGATCCGGCGCAGTGGCGCGGACGCCGCGATCGCCTCACCGAACGCGTCGAGCGTCGCCGCCATCATCTTGGACGGGAACGGCCCTGGCGCCACCGCGTTGACGGTGATGTGCTGGGGTCCCAGTTCGCGGGCGAGCATCCGCGTCAGTTGATGCAGTGCCGCCTTGCTGCTGGCGTAGGAGTAGACGGGTAGCTGGCTGACGTGGATGCCGTCGATGCTGCCGATGTTGATGATCCGGGCGGGGTCGTCCGCGGTACCGGCCTCGCGAAGTGCGGGCACCAACGCCTGCACCAGCCAGAACGGGGACTTCAGGTTGAGGTCGATCACCTTGTCCCAGGCCGAATCCGGGAACGTGTCCAGGGGTTCGCCCCACGTCGCGCCCGCGTTGTTGACGAGGATGTCGAGCCCACCGAGCTCGGCGGTGACGAGGTCGGCGAGGCGCCGGCATTCGTCGTGCTGGGACAGGTCCGCCGGAATTGCCCGGACGTCACCGAACTCGGCGAGCTGCTCGGCCGCCTGAGTGCAGGCGTCGGCCTTGCGCGAGCTGATGACCACCCGGGCGCCGGCTTGCAGCAGGCCGCGGGCCACCATCAAGCCGATGCCCCTGGTGCCGCCGGTGACCAACGCGCGCTTGCCACTGAGGTCGAACAGCTCTGCGTGCGTGCTGGTTTGGCCGTCGGCCATCGATTGCCCTCCGTCGGTGCGGCTACAGGAGATCGATCTTCGCAGAGTTCCCACCCTCTCGGCCCATGGGGTGGTCGTCTCGTGGCTCAGTACTTTCCGAAGGCGAGCGCGACGCTGTGCCCGCCGAACCCGAACGAATTGCTAATCGCATACCGGTAGTCCCCGCTGCGTGGTTCGCCTGCGACGATCAGTGGCCCGTGCTGGACCTGCATGCCCCCTCGACGAGTCGAGCCGGAATCTCATCCAATTTCGACTATGAGACGCATGCGCTCAGTGGACCAGCGCGTATCGCCCGGGGGTGATCGGGCGTAACGTCACGGGGGTGTTCCGTTGCCTCGCCGTGATCGGCGCGCTGTGGGCGGGTTCGCTCGCCACCGGCGCGCCTCTCGCCGCCGCCGACCCGTCGTTCTTGGCCAGCGGCCAGTCGGCCGAGGCCGCCATCGACGTGCTCGAGGCTCAGGGCTACAACGTCCAGATCAACTGGGTCAGTGGGTTCGACACGAAATCGCTCTCGCAATGTTGGATCACGAACGTGAACAATCCCGGCCACGAAGCGCCCACCGACGGCACGTTCGTGACCGTCTACGTCGACGTGGTGTGCCCCAACGGGGACGACGGCGGCAGCTTCGGCGTGGGTATCGGCTTCGGCTGACGCTACTTCGGCAGTTTCGCCTTGATCGCGTCGACGACCTCGGCGGCCTTGGTCACCGTCGACACGTCACCGGTGCAGGCCTGCACGTCGATGATCACGTTGTCGTCGACCGCCAACATGCGCTGACAGGAGTCGACGCCGTTGGCGCTACCCCGGGTGAACGGGATGGCCAGTTCGTTCGCGGTCTTGGTCAGCTCACCGCTACGCCACTTGGGCAACGGCTTGTCGTTGAGGGTGATGTTGACGTTGTGGTTGGTGCACTTCGACCAACGGTCGGTGGATTGCGTGAAGAATTCCTCCGCCGCCTCGGTCGAGGGGTAGTTGACCACCGATTGTACGACCAGACTTTGCCAGTCGTCGGTGTCCGGTGCGCGTAATAGCTCCTGCCGCAACGCAATCCATCCGTCGGGACCGTATACGCCGGCTTCGTTGACTTGCCAGATGCCCAGGCAGTTGAGGTTGGGCAGGAGGTTGCGGTGATCGCCCATGACCTCGACGCGCGGATGGGCGGTCATGCCTGAGGTGCCCATGATGGAGTCGACCACGTCGGTGCTCAGCAGGATGCCATCAAGTGCATTGGCGGGCACCAATTCTGGTGGCTCCGGTGCGCGATCCGGGCTCGAACAACCCGTCAACACCACGCCGACCGCCACTACCGCCAAGGCGAAGCGCTTCACCACGGATCAGGCATGCGTGCCGGCCGCCGCGCAGGCTTCTTGCGCGTTGGTGGCGTCGTTGTTCATTTCGGTGGCGGTCGCGTTGAGGCTGTCGCCGGGGATCCGCAGCGCCATCTTCAGGAGGAGCTTGGTCGCATCCGCCGACCACGCTCGCATCGGAGCGGCGACGGCCACATCCAGGCCGGGGGTGTTCGCGGAGTCGATGGCCACACCGGCGGCTTGACGCAAGGCAGTCCGGCCGACTTCGTTGCTGCTCTGCACGGCGGGATCGTTGTAGTCCGAGCCTTCGAACGAGTCCGAGAACTCCCCGTAGTACTGCGCGGCGCCATCGAGTGCCTGGGCAAAGTTTCCGCATGCCACGATGGCGGCCGGTTGGGCGTTGTCCGACATCGGCACGGCGTCCACCTGGACGGCGGGATTCGGCGGCGCAACATCGTCATCGGCGAAAGCCGTTGGCACGAATGCGAATCCCATGCCGAGGGAGATCGCCGATGCCGCTACCGCTCTTCCCCACACGCGGAATGGCCTCAAGAGTTCCTCCAAGCTGGTCGGTCCGTGCGACGTGCATGACTCGACGTTCACGGTCGATCAGACGGGTGTCCAGTTGATGAACGGACGGCCAATGCGCGACGACCAGTGGCGGTCCATCGGACGCCCCGCAGCTGTGACGTCGCTGAACAGCCCAAGTAGCCTGTGCGACAAGCGCTTCGCTCTATCAACGGCAAGCGCTCACTGGATGGCAATGAGGCGCGAACCGTTGGCCGTCCGTTCACGTCTCGGCAACCCTGCCATTGGATGCTCCGTCGCGACAGATCCGTTATCTGCTTGAGATTTCGAATACGAGAGGCGCCGACTCACTCATGTTGAACCGTTTTGCGACGCTGGCAGCAGTTTGCATTGCAGTCCCGGTAGGGATTGCGCCCGTGGCGCTGGCCGATCCGCCGCCTCCCGACCCGGCCATCCAGCCGGTGGGCGCACCCGTGCCGCCGCCCGACTCCGGTGCCGTTCCCTCGGCCGCTCCCGGAATCCTCAACACCCCCGACGGCTGGACGCTGACCGTCGTCGGTACCAACGAGACGCAGCTCCCGGTGGCGCCATTGACGACGGCCATCTCGTCTCGCGAATACCTCATCTCGGGCACCTTCACCGGGACGATCACCGGCGGCGGCAAGACCAAGCTGGCGGGCGGCACCATGGAAGCCGGCGAGCAGATCGGCTGCGGCATCATCTCCGACGAGGTCGAGATCAACCCGGGTGCGAGCATCACCCCGGGCCTCGGAGCGCTCGGCATCCCCACCCTCAGCGGCGGTATCAGCTTGCAGGGCAAGGTGTATCTGAAGCCGGGCACCGTCACCACCGTCGCGCTCGACAAGAAGTCCTTCAAGGGAACGTCGACCCGCATCACCCTCACCGGTGTGCGCGTCAAGACCGACCAGTGCGCAGGACAGTCGTTCATTCGCTCCTACGCCACGCTGACGAGCTCGACGGAGAACACCGACGACATCATCACCTACCTCGGCGTCACCAAGTCCGTCTAGTAGCCAGCCGCTCCCCACCCACTTGAAAGGCTTTGCAATGTTGAATCGTCTCGCCCTGCTGGCTACGACTGGCGTGCTGGTCTCGATGGGCACCGCACCCATCGTGCTCGCCGACCCGCCGCCGCCCGACCCGGCCGTGGCCCCGATCGGTGACGCCGGTCCGCCACCGGACAACGGCGTGGTCGCGTCTTCCGAGCCCGGCACCGTGACCACTCCCGACGGCTGGACGCTGACCGTGGTGGCGTCCAACGAGACCCAGCTGCCGGTGGCCCCGTTGACCACCGCGCTGTCGTCGCGTGAGTACCTGGTCGGCGGCACGTTCTCGGGCACCGTCTCCGGCAAGGGCAAGACCACCCTGACCGGTGGCACGCTCGAGGCGGGCTACCAGATCGGCTGCGGTATCGAGCTCGGCCAGGTGCGCCTCATCGGCCAGGCCGGTATCAACGTCGGCGTGGGCATCGCGGGCAACGCGGCCGCGGGCATCACCGGTGTCGGTATCGGCAGCGTGTCGTTCCCGCTTTCCGGCACCATCGAGATCCACCCGAAGCCGGGCACGGTCTCCACGGTCACGGTCGACAAGAAGTCGTTCAAGGCCGCGCCGGTCCGCGTGACGCTCAAGGACACCCACGTCAAGGTCGACGGTTGTGTCGGTCAGTCGTTCCTGCGGTCGTACGCGACGCTCACCAGCTCGACGACCGACACCGACGACGTGGTGGCCTACTACGGCGTCACCAAGTCCGTCTGAGTAAAACCCATGGGCCACACAGCGAACAGCGAGGCAATTGGTAGTGAAGAAACGACATAGCGTCGCCGCTGCAGCGTGTGGCCTACTGGCTCTCGGCGCGGCGGTCGCCTTCCCGGCGACCGCCGCGGCCGATGACCCGCCCCCGGATCCGGCCTTGATTCCCGGCGCCCCGCCACCTCCGCCTCCGCCTGGTCCGACGGTGCCCATGATGGGTCAGCTCGGCCCGGCCGGTCTCGACGTGCTTGCCCAGAGCAACGCGCCAGGCGTTCCCGGAACGCTGGGTGCGCCTCCGGTCGTGGGCTTGGACCAGACCACGATCCTCGGACTGAACGCCGCGCCGGCGCCGCCCGGTGGAGGCACCGGCACGCCGCCCAACCTGAACGTCTTCAACAACGCGTACGGCATTCAGCTGAACGAGGTGCCCTCGGCGCCAGGCCAGGGTCAGCAATTCGACGTTGCGCCCGGTGCCGAGAACGCCGATGTCACGCGTCGGGAGTGGTTCGGCCGCTGGATCGACATGCAGCGAGCGGGCCGCACCTACGGTGGCCTCGGTCAAGCGCCACAGCAGCAGCTCGGCCAACCGTTGCCGGGTACCGCGCCCCCTCCGGGAACGGTCATCCCGCCCGGGCTGGTCCAGTTTCTGCCCGATCCGGCCGACGGGCCGACCCCGCCGCCTGGGCTGATCCTGCCGCCACCGCCGCCCGAGGGCTGAGCTAGTAGTCACGCAGCAGACCCCGCGAACCATGCGGTTCGCGGGGCCTGTTGGCGTGCTGATTTATCGGGTCTAGCTGATCCCGACGACTTCCTGAGCGATGTGCGCAACGCGCGTCTGCGCGGCGTTGATCACGCTCTGGCGACTCTTGTGCGCCTCCTCGTAGGCGAGGATCGCGCGCACGTCGGCCGGTGCGGTGAGTGCCTTGATCGCGTTGACGGCCTCGGTGACGTTGAGCTCGTCGTAGTCGTCGATCGGCAGCTCGCCCGTATCCAGGGCACCGGTGGCGGAGCGAGCGTTGTGCAGCAGGTCTGCCGCGTGCTCGGCGCCACCGTCACGGATGACCTGTTCTGCGGTCTGCAGTGCGGCATCGCGCGACGCGGTGACGGTCTTGGCGGCGACGTCACTGACGCGTCGGCCGCGATTGACCAACTCGCTGAACGCGATTGGGGTGGCGCGCACGGTCTCGACGGCCTTGTCCAGGCTGCGGACCGACCAGTTCACGGGCACGTTGATCAGTTGAATCGCGGTACCGGTGGCGGCCTGAAGCGGCGTGCGGCGCAACGCCGCGGGACCACCGAGGGCATCTTCGGCGAGGACGGTGGTCAGCCAGTCGACCGTGGCCGAGTGGGCGGTCATGAGGCGGTTGGCGAGCGCCTCGACGTCGCGCTCCTTGGCCGAGACGGAAAGGGCCTTGACGTAACGCGCACGGTCGAGCAGCTGGTGCTCCAGCGCGAGGTCGCCGAGGAGCGCCTCGTCGAACGGCTGCGCCTGCTCGGTCAGTGCCTTGACAGCGGCGGCCGCACGCCCCAGGAACGGGCCGATCACGTCGGGGAAGCCCCCGAGGTCACGGATCGCCGTCTCGATCGCCTCTGCACGGTCACCACCGTTGGACGCATTCTGCGAGAGCTCCGTGCGGACGGCTTCCGTGCGGGCCTGCGTCACGCGCGTCTCGGCGACCTGGATCTCGGTGTTGGTCAGATCGAGCACGGCACGCAGCTGTGCGATCAGGGTGTTCTTGGTGGACGTGGTCATCAGTGTTAGCCCCTTCGGCGTTGATGATGGCTTCGGCGCGGGCTGCACCTCGAATAGTTGGTTACCCGACGTGCCGATGGGTAATCACGAGGCCATTCGATGTGGGCTATGTCTCAGGTGTCCGAGGGCGAGTCTTCGAAGGATTTCGCGGGGCGACGGCGCCTGCGGTGACTGGTATCGCAGAGCGGGTAGGTCTTGCTCCGCCGGCACGTGCAGATCGCCACCATGAAGCGGTCGGATTCGACAACCGTGCCGTCCGCGGTCTCGATCCGTACCGGACCCTGCACCATCATCGGGCCGGACGCCGTCAGTCGCACGGTGCGTGCGTCGTCGGGGGTGGGACCCGGTTCACCATGTGTCGGCACGGATCACCACCAGTTGCCGCAACGCGTCGATCAGGAGTCGTGAGTCGCCAGCGGACTGGTAAACGTCTGGCGGAATGCCGACGACGTCGCCGATGGGTGCGGTAATCGTCACCGTTGGTGATTGCCCGGGCGGGCGGAACCCGAAACGGACCAGCCGCCCACCAGGCGCCGACCCTCCGTTTCTCGCGTTGGGGCTAAAGGGCGACGTATAAAATCGCCGCCGACGGACCCCGAATGCTTCCTCGGACCATGGAGGTGAACGTGGCACTGCCCTCCGACGACGAGGCCGCCTCACGGACGGGCGCCTTCTGCTTTCGCTTCGCCGATCAGCACTGGGAGTGGTCACCGGAAGTGCAGCGCATTCACGGCTACGAACCAGGCGGGATCGTGCCCACCACCGAGGTGGTGCTCTCCCACAAGCATCCCGACGACCACAGCCACGTGGCGGCCACCCTCGAAGAGATCGTCCGCACCGAACGGCCGTTCAGTGCGCGTCATCGCATCATCGACGTCCAGGGCAAGGTTCACGACGTGATCGTGGTCGGGGACCTCCTGCGCGACGATGACGGCCGGGTGGTCGGCACCGGGGGCTACTACGTCGACGTGACACCTTCGGAGAGCCGGGCACATCAGCAATCGGTGACCGAGGCGGTCGCGGAGATCACCGAGAGTCGCGAGGCGATCGAACAGGCCAAGGGCATGCTGATGCTGGTGTACCGGATCGATGCCGAGGCGGCGTTCGATCTGCTCAAGTGGCGCTCCCAGGCGAGCAACGTCAAGCTCCGTGCGATCGCGGAACAGCTCGTCGCGGACTTCCTGACCCTCGGCTACTCCGACGTGCTGCCACCGCGATCGAGCTACGACCAACTGCTCCTGACGGCACACCACCGCGTCGAGGCTTCCAAGCGACGCCGCGCCTCGGCAGACTGACATTCCGGGTGAAACCGGCACGTTTCGAACGCACGTGCGAGGGATACTCGGAAGTCGGAGGTGATCGCAGTGAGCGATGATGCGCAGAACGCACCGAACGAGACGGCAGAGAAGGACACATCGGAATGGGTCACCGGCGACGAGCCGATGACCGGTCCGCAACGAAGTTACCTGAACACATTGGCCCAGGAGGCCAACCGCGAGGTTCCCGACGACCTGACCAAGGCCGCGGCCTCGGACATGATCGACGAGCTGCAGCAGCAAACGGGTCGGGGCCGCTGACCGGCGTGACACCATGACGTCATGTCCTGTGCTCTGCCCGACGGTTTCCCCGTCACCGCGCCGATCCTGCCGCGGCCCATATTCACCCGGCAGCGCTGGACGGACCTGACCTTCGTGCACTGGCCGGTGGACCCGGACGCGGTGGCGCACATGTTCCCGAGCGGGACCAGGCCCGACGTGTTCGCCGACGGGCAGACCTACGTCGGCCTGGTTCCCTTTGGGATGAGCGGGCTCTCCCTGGGCATTCCGCAGGCGATCCCCTTCTTCGGGAGCTTTCTCGAGACCAACGTGCGGTTGTATTCGACCGACGACGCGGGTCGGCACGGCGTGCTCTTCCGGTCGCTGGAGACGGCGCGGCTGGCCGTGGTGCCGGCGACCCGAATCGCGCTGGGTACCCCGTACACCTGGGCGAAGATGCGGCTGATGCGGGACGGCTCGCGCATCACCTATGACAGTGTGCGACGTCTACCTCGACGCGGACTGCGCTGTCGGCTCACCATCGAGGTCGGCGATGTCGTCGATCCCACGCCCGTGGAGGTCTGGCTGACCGCCCGCTGGGGGGCGCACACCCGCAAGGGCGGTCGGACGTGGTGGGTGCCCAACGAGCATGTGCCGTTTCCCTTCCGCGCGGCCGAGGTCCTCGAGTTGTCGGACGACCTGGTGGCCGCCAGTGGCGTCGTCCCCACCGGCGAGCGGCTCCGCGCGCTGTACTCGCCGGGTGTGCAGACCAGCTTCGGGAGGCCCGCGAAGCTGTGAGCTCGTGACCACCAGGTGAACACGAGGCAACCAATGGGTTGAGTGGTCGACGGGTCACCTTGTGGGCCGGGATGATTGGGCCGCATGGAGTCATTCGTGTCGGTCTACGTCGATATGGGCGCCCGGGCAGACGACGTCAGGGCGGCGGTCGACGCGCTTCCCCTTCCCCATGGCGTGGTCGAGGCCAACATCGACGGCGAAGCGGTGACCGACACCTTCGGCTGTCGCATCGCGGTGGATCTCACGGGCTCGTTCGACGAGAAGGCCGATGGGCTGGCCATCGCCCGGGAGTACGCCGCCGGACTGTCGGCCGCAATCGGCGTGCCCGCGTACGCGTTCTTCGACCTGCTGAGGCGCGACTACCCGGCGAGTTGACGCCGCGTCACTCCTGGTTCGTGGTGAGCGCGGCGATCGCCGGGGCGTACATGGTCTCCTTGATTGCGCGGAGGGTCCCGGGGTCCTTGCCGTCGAGCCCGGCGAGCATGCCGACCGCCGTGGCGGTGACGGCGTCCTCCGCGGCAGTGGCGTCGACGATGGCGAGCCGGTGCGCGTCGGCCCCACCGAAACGACGGCCCGTCGTCATCGACGCGACCGCGGCCGCGGGGGTGAGCTTCGCCTGGATGAGGGCCGCCATACCGGGGGTGAACGGGATGCGGATGTCGACTTCGGGAAAGCAGAAGTAGCCACGGTCGGCGCGCATGACGCGATAGTCGTGGGCCATCGCGAGCATGGCGCCTGCGCCGAACGCGTGACCGTTGAGCCCGGCCGCCGTCGGCATCGGAAGCGTGAGCACGCGGGCGAACAGGGCGTGGACGCGGCCCACATACGACTGCATCTGGTCGCCGTGCGCCAGCAACCAGTCCAGGTCGAGGCCGTTGGAGTAGAACTTTCCGGTGCCCGTGGTGACGAGTCCGCCCACGCCCGACGACGCGATGTCGGCGAGGTGGCCGTCGACCTCGTCGAGGAAGTCGAGGGAGAAGCGGTTCTCGTCGTCCCCGAGGTCGAGGACGGTGACGTGGTCGGTGTTGGTCACCGTGATGGGCATGGACTCACTCCTTGAGGGTGGGCGAGGGATGGGGCGCGGGGCCATCGTTCTCCAGAAGCTTCGCGAAGAACACCCGGTGGTAGCCGTCCTGGATTCTGCGGCCCGTTTCGTGAAAGCCACGCCGAGGATAGAACTCGAGGTTCTCCGTCATCGCTTCGTTGGTGCACAACCGCATCTCGGCCAGGCGCTCTTCGCGCGCGTCGCGTTCGGCGCGTTCGAGAAGCGCTAGGCCGTGGCCGCTGCCCTGGGCGGTCGGGGCGACGGCGATGACGTCGACGAGTAGGTGATCGGCGTGAGCCCGTGTGACGAGCACACCGACCATCTCCTGCCGATCCTCGATGATCCAGATCCGAGAGGTACGCAGCAGTTCGGCGTAGTCGGCGAGCATGGGCGAAGGCGGTCGTCCCATTCTGTCGACGTACTTCCCGAAGGCCGCCTGCACCAGTCGCTCGATACCGTCGACATCGCCGCCCGCCGCCCGTCGCCCGTCGGAGGCGGGGCTGGGTCATGGTGGCGACACTAGGCGGCCGCGGGACCGCCTGCCTCGGCGGAACTGTTACGGGCTTCGAAAACGGCGAACGGCGGCGTTCCCGGGGAACGCCGCCGTCCGATCTAGCCGTCGATGTATGTGCCGGATGGCCTACGGGCAGGTGAAGGCGAGTTCGAAGGGCTTCTTGGCAGGCTGCATGGGGTTGGCCATGTCGATGCCGACTGCGTTCCCGCTGATCTTGTAGGAATTGCCGTCCTTCGTGGCCGTGGCATCGCCCTGGCCGGCGCCAACGGCCAGCGTGATGCCGTTGACGTTGCCCAGCGCGACCGAGCTGACGGTGGGCGAGTCACCTTCGCTGACGACGGCGGCGACACCCGTGCCTGCCTCGCCGATCGCCACGTTCACGTTGCCACCGACGGTGCCGCACACGACGGAGCCGCCGAGATCCTTGGGCTGGCCGTCGATGGTGACGGTATTCGCGCCCGTAGCGGCCGAGGCGCTCGACGACGCACTCGAACTGCTCGAAGACGACTCGCTCGACGACGATCCCGACGACGACTTGTCTCCCGACGAACAACCGGCCAGACCGGCGACGACGATCGCGGCGCCACCTACGGCAACCAGCAAACTCTGCTTCACCAGTGTTCTCCTTCTGTGTGTGCGATCC contains:
- a CDS encoding YqjF family protein, giving the protein MSCALPDGFPVTAPILPRPIFTRQRWTDLTFVHWPVDPDAVAHMFPSGTRPDVFADGQTYVGLVPFGMSGLSLGIPQAIPFFGSFLETNVRLYSTDDAGRHGVLFRSLETARLAVVPATRIALGTPYTWAKMRLMRDGSRITYDSVRRLPRRGLRCRLTIEVGDVVDPTPVEVWLTARWGAHTRKGGRTWWVPNEHVPFPFRAAEVLELSDDLVAASGVVPTGERLRALYSPGVQTSFGRPAKL
- a CDS encoding enoyl-CoA hydratase-related protein; this translates as MPITVTNTDHVTVLDLGDDENRFSLDFLDEVDGHLADIASSGVGGLVTTGTGKFYSNGLDLDWLLAHGDQMQSYVGRVHALFARVLTLPMPTAAGLNGHAFGAGAMLAMAHDYRVMRADRGYFCFPEVDIRIPFTPGMAALIQAKLTPAAAVASMTTGRRFGGADAHRLAIVDATAAEDAVTATAVGMLAGLDGKDPGTLRAIKETMYAPAIAALTTNQE
- a CDS encoding lipoprotein LpqH, whose amino-acid sequence is MKQSLLVAVGGAAIVVAGLAGCSSGDKSSSGSSSSESSSSSSSASSSASAATGANTVTIDGQPKDLGGSVVCGTVGGNVNVAIGEAGTGVAAVVSEGDSPTVSSVALGNVNGITLAVGAGQGDATATKDGNSYKISGNAVGIDMANPMQPAKKPFELAFTCP
- a CDS encoding GNAT family N-acetyltransferase is translated as MGRPPSPMLADYAELLRTSRIWIIEDRQEMVGVLVTRAHADHLLVDVIAVAPTAQGSGHGLALLERAERDAREERLAEMRLCTNEAMTENLEFYPRRGFHETGRRIQDGYHRVFFAKLLENDGPAPHPSPTLKE